The DNA sequence TGTAACCATCTACTTCAATTGGTGCAATATCTCCTGTTTCTACCTCTACCTTGCATATCCCTTTTTCCTGAATATTACAATATATCTTTTTTCCATCCTCAGAAATAATCGCTCCATAAATATAGCCCTCGATATCCTGAGAAGATAATATGTCCTGCTGCACCAAATCTACTACTGCAAAAGTGCTTCCACCATAAACAAGCGCCAGCATTCCCTCTTCATTCATATCACAACCTACTGTCACAAACTCTTCGAAAACCTCTATCTTCTCTTCTTTTCCACCTGCTACATCGTAGAAAATAACATTTCCATTGGAGTCAACATACACAAAGTTTGCATCATCCACAAAGCCGGCAGCCTCCCGGTAACTATCTGTTTCTAATGACAGTACATTAACTAGCGAATCATCTGATGTCTTATAAAAATATATTTTCTCATTTGTTGCAATATCTGAAAGTTCCACTGCATAATAGGTCTCATCCTTAGAATAATACATATTATCAACGGATTCTTCATATGTTTCCAATTCACTCTTTCCTGCACCTTCATGATATTTCATGACGGTAAGTGCAGGTGATGCATAAGACTGCATCACAAGAACACTATTTTTTATACTAATATTCGTTAAATATTTTCCCGTTTCAATCGCAGAAGAGGTATAATTCATTCCCGTATTCATATCTACAATATTGATGGTTCCATTACTTTCTGCCAGATAACCCCAACTATTTTCTACCGCTACCAGAAAGGTTCTGATTCCCCCAGTAACTCTTACCTCTGCCACAAGTTCTCCCGTACCGGAATTCCAATTGTAAGCAGCATTATCTATAGACATCAGTACCTGGTCGTATTCTTTTCCTGTTTCATCCTCTGTGTATTTTCTACACTTTATCTGTGCACTTGCTGAATCGACGCCCACCTTCTGATAGACGAACTCATTTTTCCAAAGTGTCGTCTGTTGCCCACAATCAATTTTTTCAATGAAACCGACTCCATTATCGTTCTCGACCTCATAATCCGGTCTCGGACAACTGGCAACGACCAAACTATCATCTGCCGAAAAGGCAATATCCATAGCATAAGCCTCTGACACTGCAAAATCCGTCATAGTTTTAGTTGTAAAATCATATACAGAAACGCAGCCTGCTGTTCCCTCATCTACCAAATGTGCAACTGCAAACTTTTGTTTATCTATACTAAAAGCCATTGGAGAGGTAAAGGCTGCTTCCATCCCATTCTCCATTCTTCCTACTTCATGCCCATCTGTGATATCGTAAAAAATGACATCATCACTAGATACACAAGCCGCTATTCCTGTTTCGCAATCAATGTCACACTGCGTGAAATACCCGTTTTCTTCTGTCCGCCATTCTTCCACACCCGTAAAATCTACGGAACGTAATCCATTTTTATCGCAAATCAGAATATGTTCTCCATTCACAGCCCCTCCAATCGGCGAAATCACATATCCGCTTTCATCCAATTCGGGGGAAATTTTGGCCAACATTTCACCATTATCTACATTCCATACATAGGTATAATCTCCCTGATCTATGGAAAGGATCATCGTTCCTTCTTCATTGAGTAAGAATTCACTTACCGGCAAATCATGCTTTAAGGCCCGATCCATACCAATCACATTTCCCGTATCGTAACAATTTAAGGACTTACTCAATGCATACTGTGCATTTGCCACATATGGACGGTCATTTTCTTCCGTTGGCAATGCTTCCAATGCTACTAACGCAGCGGTCTGGCGGTCTCCCTCTTTCAAAAGTGTCAGTGCTGTATCTGCCAAATATTTTGACTGATTGATTTGTTTTCCTTCATAATTCTTCTGAATCATGGCTGTGTTATAAGCACTATATGCACCAAATGCTACTCCCAGCACTGCTACTGCAGACACCGCTCCTATCATTTTCTTCATGCGACGCTCTCTATGGCGCTGTCTTAAATCATCATAGCTACAATGAAGTAACGGAGCTGCAAGACGCATAATCTCCGTTTTCATTTTCTTATTGATTTCACTTTTGGTAGCACCTCTGACATCTGCCGCCAGCGGTTCTACCGGATTCCCCTCTTCATCCTCTAAAAGCTGCTTTGGAAAAGACTGGTCCGGCTCGCCTTCAATTAAAACTGCCAGAACATTCTCTCTTCCATGCATCTCAATAAATGTATCAATTTCCTCCTGAACCCAGTAAGACTCCGGTGTTCTTGGAGAACATATTACAAGTAAAAATTCAGATTCTGCCAATGCACTTTCAATATTCTCTCCCAAATCACTTCCTATTGGAAGCTCCTCCTGATCTCGGAAAACTCGCTTAATATTCTTTTTTCCTGACTTTTCTGCCACTGCCCGCGGTACTTTGAACGTCTCTAATCCCTTATGAACTTTTTTGGCTATATACATATCCAAATCGGAATGTCGATAGCTGATAAATGCATCGTATTTCATTTTTTTCCTCTTAAGTGTAGTTTTTCTTTCATTATACACTATTTGCAGAGGCTATTTTATATGATTTCTTCTTTCCATCAGTGTGGTATTCTGCCACACTCCAAATCGGTCTTTCGCTATTTTCTCACGATACCCAATTTCTCTGAAACCACATTTTTTATGTAACGCAATGCTGGCTTTGTTGATAGAAAAAATAGCAGAATACAAACTCCAATAACCAGCTTTCTCCGTTTCTTCACACAATTTTTGCAAAAGCTCTGTTCCTATGCCTTTTCCTTGATATGCTTCATCAATGTATATACTTACTTCTACACTTCCTCTATAAACACATCTTCCGGATGTGGGGCTTATTGCTATCCAGCCAACCACCTTTTCATCCGATACATAAACATATCTACACTCTTTTATATGCCCATTATCCCACTCTTCATAAGTAGGACATTCTGTATTAAACGTAGATATCCCGCGTTCCATCCCCTGTTCATAAATTTCTGCGACTCTCTTCCAATCATTTGGCATCATTTCTCTAATCATTTTCTTCTCTCTCCTTTACTTTTGTACATGCAGCAACATATAATTCTAATGCTTCAATAACCTGTTCTTGCTTTTCGTCCGGTATTTCATTTAATATTTCTTGGAATTTCCCATTCATGTCACACTCTATTTTTTCAAAATGTGCTTGCCCTTTGGGTAGTAAATAAAGCATAACCCACCTGCGGTCTTGCTCTGAACTTTTTCGCTCAACATATTCTTTCTGAACTAATTCTTCAATGGCACGACTCACACTACTTTTATCCATATGCAAAATAGACGCAAGCTCTTTTGCCGAAATCCCCGGTTTACGGCCAATTTCAACAATCATAAAACATTGCGCACTACTAATGCCAGCGCAACAACAGTCTCCTTTTCTCATATTTGCGAGATGAAACTCTAATTGTCGTGTATATTCACGAAACGCATATACTTTGTTCATAAAAACTTTCTATCTCCTAACATTATTTGTTCATATATAAAATAAAACAGATAGTTGCGCTTGTCAACTATCTGTTTTGTCAACTATCTGTTTTGTCAACTATTTGTTTTCCAATTTTTTTAGACCTCACCCTTATAAAGTAATTTTTCTATATCTGTCGGTTTTAAAACTTTTCCTACAGATACCACCTTTTCATTTATCACAAGTCCCGGCATACTCATGATTCCGTAAGTCATTACCTTTTCCATATCTGTTACATATTCTACTTCTATATTAATCCCTGCATTTTCAAGTGCCTTTTTTGTATTCTCATACATCTGGTGGCAAGACTTACAGCCTGCACTAAGTACTTTAATACTTTGAATAGATAATCCCATTTTCTTGTCCTCCTAAAATTTTTTTAATTTGACATAAACCAAATGCTCTATATCAATAGATACTGAATAGCATTAAAGAAATATCCCACCATAATAATTCCTATCGTACAAATTGCAACAAAAATTCCCAACAGTTTAGGCTTTACTGCTTTTTTTAGCATAATAATTGACGGTAATGAAAGGGTTGTAACCCCCATCATAAAGGACAGCACAACACCTAAGCTTGCTCCTTTCACAAGCAGTGCTTCTGCAATCGAAATACAGCCAAAAATATCTGCATACATTGGAATACCACAAATTGTTGCCAGTATTACTCCCACCGGATTACCCGTACCTAATACTTTTACAATCCATTTCTCCGGTAT is a window from the Roseburia sp. 499 genome containing:
- a CDS encoding toll/interleukin-1 receptor domain-containing protein, encoding MKYDAFISYRHSDLDMYIAKKVHKGLETFKVPRAVAEKSGKKNIKRVFRDQEELPIGSDLGENIESALAESEFLLVICSPRTPESYWVQEEIDTFIEMHGRENVLAVLIEGEPDQSFPKQLLEDEEGNPVEPLAADVRGATKSEINKKMKTEIMRLAAPLLHCSYDDLRQRHRERRMKKMIGAVSAVAVLGVAFGAYSAYNTAMIQKNYEGKQINQSKYLADTALTLLKEGDRQTAALVALEALPTEENDRPYVANAQYALSKSLNCYDTGNVIGMDRALKHDLPVSEFLLNEEGTMILSIDQGDYTYVWNVDNGEMLAKISPELDESGYVISPIGGAVNGEHILICDKNGLRSVDFTGVEEWRTEENGYFTQCDIDCETGIAACVSSDDVIFYDITDGHEVGRMENGMEAAFTSPMAFSIDKQKFAVAHLVDEGTAGCVSVYDFTTKTMTDFAVSEAYAMDIAFSADDSLVVASCPRPDYEVENDNGVGFIEKIDCGQQTTLWKNEFVYQKVGVDSASAQIKCRKYTEDETGKEYDQVLMSIDNAAYNWNSGTGELVAEVRVTGGIRTFLVAVENSWGYLAESNGTINIVDMNTGMNYTSSAIETGKYLTNISIKNSVLVMQSYASPALTVMKYHEGAGKSELETYEESVDNMYYSKDETYYAVELSDIATNEKIYFYKTSDDSLVNVLSLETDSYREAAGFVDDANFVYVDSNGNVIFYDVAGGKEEKIEVFEEFVTVGCDMNEEGMLALVYGGSTFAVVDLVQQDILSSQDIEGYIYGAIISEDGKKIYCNIQEKGICKVEVETGDIAPIEVDGYKVAKGTEDQKAFAVSADGKLLAVTCTDGMLRVLNTEKMETVAEIPFASVSRRFVQFSQDGTEIMLQGDDHYFRVYNIKEQAFTHISVDQYYKIEQAIVNEESETVTLVTMLGIVILNKEDYEWIAEIEDGLAYLPEQSAVFCRFSDTIYRFPYMTLDMLLEEAENQFGDTALTELERTQFNVD
- a CDS encoding GNAT family N-acetyltransferase, which codes for MIREMMPNDWKRVAEIYEQGMERGISTFNTECPTYEEWDNGHIKECRYVYVSDEKVVGWIAISPTSGRCVYRGSVEVSIYIDEAYQGKGIGTELLQKLCEETEKAGYWSLYSAIFSINKASIALHKKCGFREIGYREKIAKDRFGVWQNTTLMERRNHIK
- a CDS encoding MarR family winged helix-turn-helix transcriptional regulator, giving the protein MNKVYAFREYTRQLEFHLANMRKGDCCCAGISSAQCFMIVEIGRKPGISAKELASILHMDKSSVSRAIEELVQKEYVERKSSEQDRRWVMLYLLPKGQAHFEKIECDMNGKFQEILNEIPDEKQEQVIEALELYVAACTKVKEREEND